The Armatimonas rosea genome includes a window with the following:
- a CDS encoding Rrf2 family transcriptional regulator, translating to MFTFTKKTDYALLALCFLATEGTERLVGPREIAQRYEIPAELLAKVMQTLAKHRLVLSVPGPTGGYRLGREATSISIAEIVEATDGPLAIAQCWEESGLTGCQQARNCHLRGPLARIQEQMAEILRQMTLAELLTPEPLRGKRFENAVPLMMAQAQK from the coding sequence GTGTTTACGTTTACCAAAAAGACAGACTATGCACTCCTCGCCCTTTGCTTTCTGGCAACAGAAGGCACGGAGCGCTTGGTCGGTCCTCGTGAGATTGCACAGCGCTATGAGATTCCTGCCGAGCTCCTCGCAAAAGTGATGCAGACCCTCGCCAAGCACCGCCTCGTGCTCTCGGTTCCCGGCCCCACCGGCGGCTACCGTCTTGGGCGGGAGGCGACCAGCATCTCGATCGCCGAGATCGTGGAGGCAACCGACGGCCCCTTGGCCATTGCGCAGTGCTGGGAGGAGTCGGGGCTGACGGGCTGTCAGCAGGCACGCAACTGCCACCTGCGCGGCCCCCTTGCCCGCATTCAGGAGCAGATGGCGGAGATCCTGCGCCAGATGACCCTGGCCGAGCTCCTCACCCCGGAGCCACTGCGCGGGAAACGATTTGAGAATGCCGTGCCACTGATGATGGCCCAGGCCCAGAAATAA
- a CDS encoding GspE/PulE family protein, producing the protein MSFARKSLADILLEKQFVTAAQLEEAKAAGGDLRKAVIDKGFAMEVDVYKCWAESEGLPFVDITKHKPEPSALNVVPQNVVTRHKAIPVRKDGQTLYVAIADPRNVPAIDDIKIASRVPIVRALAASPSDIEAAIKENYGAALSAPTTSSAVATSGGAPQPGVGALALKGLIDEVVSSKGGSKDDEIGADGEDADAAPIIKMVNAILSNAIDMGASDIHMEPFRRSMRVRYRIDGVLREVMPIPKLIQNSVAARCKIMSDMNIAERRVPQDGRIGLKHNNKDYDMRVSCLPSMYGEKIVMRILDKSSTQIGLERLGFRPEVMVPLEELVEQPNGMFIVTGPTGSGKTTTLYSVLHKLNKIERNIITVEDPVEYELMGVTQVQINKKAGLNFSNALRCFLRQDPDIIMVGEMRDLETADIAVESALTGHLVLSTLHTNDAPSATMRLADMGVEPFLIAATLIGILAQRLGRTICASCKESYQATAKELIPFNFGKSTVHEFMPEFGLNPTDLEQPVTLYRGRGCDVCGDTGYKGRTGVHEMLIMNNEIADLIVRRAPLGDITDGASRGGMKKMREDGLIKILRGITDVSEVRRVVFTAGEG; encoded by the coding sequence ATGTCATTCGCACGAAAAAGTCTCGCTGACATTCTCCTGGAAAAGCAGTTTGTCACGGCTGCTCAGCTAGAGGAAGCCAAAGCGGCAGGCGGCGACCTACGCAAGGCCGTTATCGACAAGGGCTTCGCCATGGAGGTCGATGTCTATAAGTGCTGGGCGGAGTCCGAGGGGCTGCCTTTTGTCGATATCACCAAGCACAAACCAGAACCATCGGCGCTCAATGTGGTTCCACAAAATGTGGTGACGCGTCACAAGGCCATCCCGGTTCGCAAGGACGGCCAGACGCTCTATGTGGCGATTGCGGACCCGCGCAACGTGCCGGCCATCGACGATATCAAGATCGCGTCGCGCGTGCCGATTGTCCGTGCCCTTGCCGCATCGCCCAGCGATATCGAGGCGGCGATCAAAGAGAACTATGGTGCGGCGCTCTCGGCCCCGACCACGAGTAGTGCGGTTGCGACCAGCGGTGGTGCCCCACAGCCCGGTGTGGGAGCCCTCGCCCTCAAAGGCCTGATCGATGAGGTTGTCAGCTCCAAGGGCGGTAGCAAGGACGATGAGATTGGGGCCGATGGTGAGGATGCCGATGCGGCGCCTATCATCAAGATGGTCAACGCGATCCTCTCCAACGCGATCGACATGGGGGCCTCGGATATCCACATGGAGCCCTTCCGCCGGAGCATGCGTGTCCGGTACCGAATCGACGGTGTTCTGCGTGAGGTGATGCCCATCCCCAAGCTGATCCAGAACTCCGTGGCCGCCCGCTGTAAGATTATGTCCGACATGAACATCGCCGAGCGGCGTGTTCCCCAGGACGGTCGTATCGGTCTGAAGCACAACAACAAAGACTACGACATGCGCGTGTCCTGTCTGCCGTCGATGTACGGTGAGAAGATCGTCATGCGTATTCTTGACAAGTCGTCCACCCAGATCGGTCTGGAGCGCCTCGGCTTCCGCCCCGAGGTCATGGTGCCTCTCGAAGAGCTGGTCGAGCAGCCCAACGGGATGTTTATCGTGACGGGGCCCACGGGTTCCGGCAAGACCACGACCCTCTACTCGGTGCTTCACAAGCTCAATAAGATCGAGCGCAATATCATTACGGTCGAGGACCCCGTTGAGTACGAGCTGATGGGGGTGACCCAGGTTCAGATCAACAAGAAGGCCGGTCTGAACTTCTCCAACGCCCTGCGCTGCTTCCTGCGCCAGGACCCGGACATCATCATGGTGGGGGAGATGCGCGACCTGGAGACCGCCGATATCGCTGTCGAGTCCGCGCTTACCGGACACCTTGTTCTCTCGACCCTCCACACCAACGATGCCCCGTCGGCGACCATGCGTCTTGCGGACATGGGGGTGGAGCCCTTCCTGATTGCGGCGACCCTGATTGGTATCCTTGCACAGCGCCTCGGCCGAACGATCTGCGCCAGCTGTAAAGAGAGCTACCAGGCGACCGCGAAAGAGCTGATTCCGTTTAACTTTGGCAAGTCCACGGTGCATGAGTTCATGCCCGAGTTTGGCCTCAATCCCACCGATCTAGAGCAGCCGGTGACCCTCTACCGAGGACGGGGCTGCGATGTCTGTGGAGACACGGGCTACAAGGGACGAACCGGAGTCCATGAGATGCTCATCATGAACAATGAGATCGCCGACCTGATCGTGCGCCGCGCGCCGCTGGGCGATATCACCGATGGGGCATCCCGTGGCGGAATGAAGAAGATGCGTGAAGACGGCCTGATTAAGATTCTACGCGGGATTACGGATGTCTCGGAAGTCCGGCGCGTTGTCTTCACGGCGGGAGAGGGATAA
- a CDS encoding type IV pilus twitching motility protein PilT translates to MSTTGPDEVPQPERLVGAGGGRMRSLEDAHIDELLHLVFETKGASDLHIASGLPPVIRVDGKLLQAPYEPFTPQTSQRINYDILTDEQIQKFESTMELDFSYALGRACRFRVNLYRDRGTVAAAFRTIPTKIPTLDDLKLPPIVEKIAHNTRGLVLVTGPTGSGKSTTLAAMINDINMHRSEHILTVEDPIEYLHSHKMSVVNQRELGQDTKSFANALRAALREDPDVILVGEMRDLETMSLAVSAAETGHLVFATVHTNSAASTVDRIVDSFPPGQQEQIRLQLSNNLIAVLTQQLLPRIGGGRVCCQEIMIATPAIRNLIREAKAHQITSMIQTSGNIGMQTMDMCLRDMTMKGTITKEMALTRAMNRTELENMLMQAEMVVAQGGENAKNRRM, encoded by the coding sequence ATGTCAACCACAGGACCAGACGAAGTTCCCCAGCCAGAGCGACTGGTAGGGGCCGGTGGCGGGCGCATGCGCTCGCTGGAAGATGCGCATATCGACGAGCTGTTGCACCTTGTCTTTGAGACCAAGGGCGCCTCGGACCTGCACATCGCCTCGGGCTTGCCGCCGGTGATTCGCGTGGACGGTAAGCTGCTACAGGCACCCTACGAGCCCTTTACGCCGCAGACCAGCCAGCGCATCAACTACGATATCCTGACCGACGAGCAGATTCAGAAGTTTGAGTCCACCATGGAGCTCGACTTCTCCTACGCACTGGGGCGCGCCTGCCGCTTCCGTGTGAACCTCTACCGCGACCGAGGGACGGTGGCGGCTGCCTTCCGAACCATCCCCACCAAGATCCCGACCCTCGACGACCTCAAGCTCCCGCCGATCGTCGAGAAGATCGCCCACAACACCCGTGGTCTGGTGCTGGTCACCGGTCCCACGGGATCGGGGAAGTCCACCACCCTGGCGGCGATGATCAACGACATCAACATGCACCGCTCGGAGCACATCCTGACGGTCGAGGACCCGATCGAGTACCTCCATAGCCATAAGATGTCGGTGGTGAACCAGCGCGAGCTGGGCCAGGACACCAAGAGCTTCGCCAACGCCCTGCGCGCCGCACTCCGAGAAGACCCGGACGTGATCCTGGTCGGTGAGATGCGAGACCTGGAGACCATGTCACTTGCCGTCTCCGCGGCAGAGACCGGCCACCTTGTCTTTGCGACCGTCCACACCAACTCCGCCGCATCCACCGTCGACCGTATCGTCGACTCCTTCCCACCCGGCCAGCAGGAGCAGATTCGTCTGCAGCTCTCCAACAACCTGATCGCCGTTCTCACCCAGCAGCTCCTGCCCCGTATCGGCGGTGGGCGTGTCTGCTGCCAGGAGATCATGATCGCCACCCCCGCTATCCGCAACCTCATCCGTGAGGCCAAGGCCCACCAGATCACGTCGATGATCCAGACCTCGGGAAATATCGGGATGCAGACCATGGACATGTGTCTGCGCGACATGACCATGAAGGGGACGATCACCAAGGAGATGGCTCTCACCCGCGCCATGAACCGCACGGAGCTGGAGAACATGCTCATGCAGGCCGAGATGGTGGTGGCTCAAGGCGGAGAGAACGCCAAGAACCGCCGCATGTAG
- a CDS encoding DUF1559 domain-containing protein yields the protein MSHHQKRSAFTLIELLVVIAIIAILAAILFPVFAQAREKARAVACLSNAKQLGLGLMMYLQDYDEKVLPRYQACPSTGPTGPTQKLWTDTLQPYIKNQGIFVCNSASNTNYCDQWTQWNATIPSTNNRGRLSVGYNQTISGWYYATADGCGDMILPTIPQIQVPSKNVMFADSPSGDIAGGFRGYLMGNTGLNVPYTATSAGSIAAKHNEGTNLTFFDGHAKWYKGTALLWKPNATINCKDSSLWLNPYMDMNDAHVKFNISDTCIPDP from the coding sequence ATGTCTCATCATCAAAAACGGTCCGCGTTCACGCTGATCGAACTCTTGGTTGTGATTGCTATTATCGCCATTCTCGCGGCGATTCTCTTCCCCGTGTTTGCGCAGGCTCGTGAGAAAGCCCGCGCGGTCGCTTGTCTCTCCAATGCGAAGCAACTTGGTCTTGGCCTGATGATGTATCTTCAGGACTACGACGAAAAAGTGCTGCCTCGCTACCAGGCCTGTCCTAGTACCGGTCCTACGGGTCCTACCCAGAAGCTCTGGACCGATACTCTCCAGCCCTACATCAAAAATCAAGGCATCTTTGTCTGTAACTCTGCCAGTAATACGAACTACTGTGACCAGTGGACACAGTGGAACGCGACAATCCCTTCTACCAACAACCGTGGGCGGCTCTCGGTGGGCTACAACCAGACCATTAGCGGCTGGTACTACGCTACCGCAGACGGCTGTGGGGACATGATCCTGCCGACGATCCCTCAGATCCAGGTGCCGTCTAAGAACGTCATGTTCGCCGACTCGCCGTCGGGGGATATCGCAGGCGGTTTCCGTGGCTATCTCATGGGAAATACCGGTCTGAATGTTCCCTACACCGCGACCTCAGCGGGAAGTATTGCGGCAAAGCACAACGAAGGCACCAACCTGACCTTCTTTGACGGACATGCCAAGTGGTACAAGGGCACTGCACTTCTGTGGAAGCCCAATGCGACCATTAACTGCAAGGACTCGTCGCTCTGGCTCAATCCTTACATGGATATGAACGATGCGCACGTGAAGTTCAATATTTCCGACACCTGCATCCCCGATCCATAG
- a CDS encoding D-galactonate dehydratase family protein has translation MKITDVRVIVTCPGRNYVAVKILTDEPGLYGVGDATLNGRELAVAAALQEHLAPLLIGRDPDQIEDIWQMLFRGTYWRGGPVLMTALAGIDIALWDIKGKRAGLPVYSLLGGKTRDGAWAYTHCGGHTNEELEDSVRAAMAKGFQHIRVQCPVPGATSTYGMGGAAEAASASWLGKGSGDGGPMPHVEGNWEPASYLRVVPKMFAYLRDKLGDELNLLHDVHERLNPVQAARLAKELEPYHLFFLEDALRPEHKESFRLVRNASTTPLAMGELFHTKYECLPLFTEQLIDFIRCDIGHIGGITEAKKIAILAEPYQIQTAWHGPGDISPATHCANVHVDVSIPNFGVQEMVYFPEIVHEVFPGAPECRDGKLWPSEAPGLGCDINEEAAKKYPYQRNYLPVCRRADGSVHDW, from the coding sequence ATGAAAATCACCGATGTCCGGGTGATCGTGACGTGCCCCGGACGAAACTACGTCGCTGTAAAGATTCTCACCGATGAGCCGGGTCTGTATGGAGTGGGGGACGCCACGCTCAATGGCCGTGAGCTCGCCGTTGCCGCTGCGCTGCAGGAGCACCTCGCGCCCCTGCTGATCGGCCGAGACCCCGACCAGATCGAGGATATCTGGCAGATGCTCTTCCGGGGGACCTACTGGCGCGGCGGTCCCGTGCTGATGACCGCGCTCGCCGGGATCGATATCGCGCTCTGGGATATCAAGGGCAAGCGCGCCGGACTTCCCGTGTACTCGCTCCTGGGGGGCAAGACCCGCGACGGTGCCTGGGCCTACACGCACTGTGGCGGCCACACCAACGAGGAGCTGGAGGACTCGGTGCGGGCGGCGATGGCGAAGGGCTTCCAGCATATCCGAGTCCAGTGCCCCGTTCCCGGCGCGACCTCGACCTACGGCATGGGCGGCGCGGCAGAGGCGGCGAGCGCGAGCTGGCTCGGAAAAGGCAGCGGCGACGGTGGCCCGATGCCCCATGTGGAGGGGAACTGGGAGCCGGCGAGCTATCTGAGAGTCGTCCCCAAGATGTTCGCCTATCTCAGAGACAAGCTTGGCGATGAGCTCAATCTCCTCCACGATGTCCACGAGCGCCTGAACCCGGTACAGGCGGCCCGTCTCGCCAAGGAGCTAGAGCCCTACCACCTCTTCTTCCTCGAAGATGCCCTGCGCCCGGAGCATAAAGAGAGCTTTCGCCTGGTCCGCAATGCCTCGACCACGCCTCTTGCCATGGGCGAGCTCTTCCACACCAAGTACGAGTGCCTGCCGCTCTTCACCGAGCAGCTGATCGACTTTATCCGCTGCGACATTGGGCATATCGGGGGGATCACCGAGGCCAAGAAGATCGCGATCCTGGCCGAGCCCTACCAGATCCAGACCGCCTGGCACGGCCCCGGCGATATCAGCCCTGCGACCCACTGCGCCAATGTCCATGTCGATGTCTCGATCCCCAACTTCGGCGTTCAAGAGATGGTCTACTTCCCGGAGATCGTCCACGAGGTCTTCCCCGGTGCCCCGGAGTGTCGCGACGGCAAGCTCTGGCCCTCCGAAGCTCCCGGCCTCGGCTGCGACATCAACGAGGAGGCGGCTAAGAAATACCCCTACCAGCGCAACTACCTGCCCGTCTGCCGCCGCGCCGATGGCTCGGTCCACGACTGGTAG
- a CDS encoding Uma2 family endonuclease, with product MSASPLPLPSTPSAALLDADPQTGRVIWNRSAFHAIAQAGLLENGRYELLEGEIVKIMPNEPYTFVNSELVFLLANIFGSAYVRVPSSLAASETSEPEPDVSVTIKPRREYLKTGIPPGSEFRLVVEVSDSTLWRDKGQKARLYATAGVPEYWVVNLTGRTVIVHRRPVGEDYQSIVTYNENETISPEAAPEHTIVLSEIFPPADVTPDE from the coding sequence ATGTCTGCATCTCCTCTTCCTCTTCCTAGCACACCATCTGCCGCACTTCTGGACGCTGATCCACAGACGGGCCGCGTGATCTGGAACCGGTCGGCCTTCCACGCCATTGCCCAAGCGGGGCTGCTTGAAAATGGCCGCTACGAACTTTTGGAAGGGGAGATCGTTAAAATCATGCCCAATGAACCCTACACCTTTGTCAACTCCGAGCTTGTTTTTTTACTTGCGAATATCTTTGGAAGTGCCTATGTTCGAGTCCCAAGCTCCCTGGCCGCCAGTGAAACCAGCGAGCCTGAGCCCGATGTCTCCGTGACGATCAAGCCGCGCCGTGAGTACCTCAAGACGGGCATTCCCCCCGGCAGTGAGTTTCGTCTGGTCGTGGAGGTCTCTGATAGCACGCTCTGGCGGGATAAAGGCCAAAAAGCACGGCTCTACGCCACGGCAGGGGTTCCCGAGTACTGGGTCGTCAATCTTACCGGACGCACGGTGATCGTCCACCGCAGGCCGGTCGGGGAGGACTACCAGAGCATCGTCACCTACAACGAGAACGAGACGATCTCCCCCGAAGCTGCCCCGGAGCACACCATTGTGCTTTCCGAGATATTCCCACCCGCCGACGTCACGCCCGACGAATGA
- a CDS encoding ABC-F family ATP-binding cassette domain-containing protein, producing MSLLRLHGVTVRYDTRQVLREVYFKLAKGERVGLIGQNGTGKTTLLRLFLGELAPSEGRVEQEPGLKVGYFSQFSQLDSTLSVEEVLGEVLAEPRQIEAELEAIGSQFADDGADLEALLEKQAALLERMELLDGWNWRVEIDTVLGKLGFNDEHRSRPIAQLSGGWRNRAALAKILLESPDALLLDEPTNYLDVEGVAWLEEWLRGFPGAVLLVSHDRQFLDRVVTRIVELENYRLSDYAGNYTDYIREKPFRLKTSERQFLHEEELLLLEAEALKDHKERRERKLADLKKRVTPRPAQVLITEIYEGLHVRDNLLRVEDLCKAYGDQTLFTNLTFELHGNERLAIVGRNGSGKSTLLRLLTGEEAPDSGIVRWEGGVKAVHFNQLLENLEPKDTLSHAVNTFGLAFHAPRKHVHKFLEMLRFSEMDLQQRLGTLSGGQKSRVALAQCLLSGSPVIILDEPTNHLDMPSIQVMEQALTHFPGAVLVVSHDRFFLDKVATRRLIFEGEGKVRDESA from the coding sequence TTGAGCCTCCTGCGCCTGCATGGGGTCACCGTGCGCTACGACACTCGGCAGGTCCTGCGGGAGGTCTACTTCAAGCTGGCAAAAGGGGAGCGAGTTGGACTGATCGGGCAGAATGGGACGGGGAAAACCACGCTCCTTCGGCTCTTTCTAGGCGAGCTCGCTCCCAGCGAGGGCCGGGTCGAGCAAGAGCCCGGCCTCAAGGTGGGCTACTTCTCTCAGTTCTCCCAGCTCGACAGCACCCTGAGCGTGGAAGAGGTACTTGGCGAGGTTCTGGCCGAGCCACGTCAGATCGAGGCAGAGCTAGAGGCAATTGGCAGCCAGTTCGCCGACGACGGTGCCGACCTAGAGGCGCTGTTGGAGAAACAGGCGGCGCTTCTGGAGCGCATGGAGCTCCTCGACGGCTGGAACTGGCGGGTGGAGATCGACACCGTTCTGGGCAAGCTGGGCTTCAACGACGAGCACCGTTCGCGGCCCATCGCGCAGCTCTCCGGGGGGTGGCGCAACCGTGCGGCGCTGGCGAAGATTCTGCTGGAGTCCCCTGATGCGTTGCTTCTGGACGAGCCGACCAACTACCTCGATGTCGAGGGAGTCGCCTGGCTGGAGGAGTGGCTCCGGGGCTTTCCCGGCGCGGTTCTCTTGGTCTCCCACGACCGGCAGTTCTTGGACCGGGTTGTCACCCGCATTGTCGAGCTGGAGAACTACCGCCTCAGCGACTACGCCGGCAACTACACAGACTACATCCGTGAGAAGCCCTTCCGCCTCAAGACCAGCGAGCGGCAGTTTCTGCATGAGGAAGAGCTGCTTTTATTGGAGGCCGAGGCGCTAAAAGACCACAAGGAGCGCCGCGAGCGCAAGCTGGCAGACCTCAAGAAGCGGGTCACACCCCGCCCCGCGCAAGTGCTGATCACCGAGATCTACGAGGGGCTACACGTAAGAGATAACCTCCTCCGGGTCGAAGACCTGTGTAAGGCCTATGGGGACCAGACTCTCTTTACCAACCTGACCTTCGAGCTCCACGGCAACGAGCGCCTCGCGATTGTCGGGCGCAATGGGAGCGGCAAGTCCACGCTTCTGCGGCTACTGACGGGCGAGGAAGCGCCGGACTCCGGGATTGTGCGCTGGGAGGGCGGCGTCAAGGCGGTGCACTTCAACCAGCTCCTCGAGAACTTGGAGCCCAAGGACACGCTCTCGCACGCCGTGAACACGTTTGGGCTGGCCTTTCACGCCCCGCGCAAGCATGTCCATAAGTTTTTAGAGATGCTGCGCTTCTCCGAGATGGACTTGCAGCAGCGCCTCGGGACGCTCTCCGGTGGGCAGAAGTCGCGGGTCGCACTGGCGCAGTGCCTCCTCTCCGGCTCTCCCGTGATTATCCTCGACGAGCCCACCAACCACCTCGACATGCCCAGCATCCAGGTGATGGAGCAGGCCCTCACCCACTTCCCCGGCGCGGTCTTAGTGGTCAGCCACGATAGATTCTTTTTGGACAAAGTCGCCACCCGAAGGCTGATTTTTGAGGGCGAGGGCAAGGTGCGCGACGAGAGCGCCTAG
- a CDS encoding peptidylprolyl isomerase translates to MQNPKLKNPAALKEKAPAKFKVRFETTKGVFVVEATRELSPNGVDRFYNLVTNGFFDGIKFFRVVRGFVVQFGIHGDPSLATKWLESNIPDDAVKASNKRGFLTYAKSSAPNSRSTQFFINLKDNVNLDSMGFSPFAKVVSGMDVVDKLYDEYGESLTQLQGQIAAEGNKFLEKNFPKLDAIKTAKLIK, encoded by the coding sequence ATGCAAAATCCTAAACTCAAAAATCCGGCGGCACTCAAGGAGAAGGCACCGGCTAAGTTCAAAGTACGGTTCGAGACCACCAAGGGAGTCTTCGTGGTCGAGGCTACCCGTGAGCTCTCCCCCAACGGAGTCGATCGCTTCTACAACCTGGTGACGAATGGGTTCTTCGACGGGATCAAGTTCTTCCGTGTCGTACGCGGCTTTGTGGTCCAGTTCGGCATCCATGGTGATCCGTCGCTGGCGACCAAATGGCTGGAGAGCAATATCCCCGATGATGCCGTGAAGGCGAGCAACAAGCGTGGCTTCCTCACCTACGCCAAGTCCAGCGCCCCCAACTCCCGCTCCACCCAGTTCTTTATCAACCTCAAGGATAATGTTAACCTCGACAGTATGGGCTTCTCTCCCTTTGCCAAGGTCGTTTCGGGCATGGATGTCGTTGATAAGCTCTACGACGAGTACGGTGAGAGCCTGACGCAGCTTCAGGGGCAGATCGCGGCGGAGGGCAATAAGTTTCTGGAGAAGAACTTCCCCAAGCTCGATGCCATCAAGACCGCAAAGCTGATCAAGTAG
- the tnpA gene encoding IS200/IS605 family transposase: MKGNRQVVRRSRWGRNRVSVGLHVIWTTVQRRPLVTSELERAIYRSISGEAEKLGCHVLAINGMPDHVHVVLYLSVTTSISNLMKQMKGASSSLARSLAGPDQFFQWADGYAVFSLSRAHRHNAIQYVERQKEHHMERTTRAAWEQSTEDDLPT, translated from the coding sequence ATGAAGGGAAACAGACAAGTCGTGCGGCGCTCACGCTGGGGGAGAAATCGGGTTTCGGTTGGGCTTCATGTGATTTGGACAACGGTGCAGCGGAGACCACTCGTGACCTCAGAGCTTGAGCGGGCGATCTATAGGAGTATCAGCGGGGAAGCAGAGAAGCTTGGTTGCCATGTCTTGGCGATTAATGGGATGCCCGACCATGTGCACGTCGTGCTCTATCTTTCCGTTACCACTAGCATCTCAAACCTAATGAAGCAGATGAAGGGGGCTTCGTCATCACTCGCCCGAAGTCTCGCTGGGCCAGATCAGTTCTTCCAGTGGGCAGATGGCTACGCCGTCTTCTCGTTGAGCCGCGCCCACCGACACAATGCAATCCAATATGTCGAGCGCCAAAAAGAGCATCACATGGAAAGAACAACACGAGCCGCCTGGGAGCAATCCACCGAAGACGATCTACCAACCTAA